The Candidatus Margulisiibacteriota bacterium genome segment TTAAGCACTTTGTCGGCAAATTCCTGTTCGTTTTCAGTGCTCAGCATACCTCCCAAATTGTCTTCCAGAATGCTGCTCACTCCCATGGCATCGATAGCCACGGCCGGGACCTTCATGGATAAGGCCTCTAAAATTACCAGGCCCTGGGTTTCTGTTTTGGATGCGAAGATAAAGGCCCTCGACATTTTCAGTAAGGGGAAGATCAGGTTCCGCTCAATATAGCCGGTAAAAATTATTTTATCCAGAATGCCTAATTTTTCAGCTTCTTTTAAAAGGTTTTTCTTTTCCGGGCCGTCACCGATAATAATGAAGCGTGTCTGCGGCAGACTGGAGTTGATAACAGCAAAGGTTTTCAGAAGAAAAGGTATATTTTTTTCTTTTCCCAACCTGGAAATTGTTGTGATGTAAATCAGGTCTTTACTAAGATTATATGTTTTTTCAGCTTCTGTAGTGAATATCTTATGATAGTCTGTCAGCACAATACCCGTAGGAATTACTTCAATGGGTGTCGTCACATTATAATTGATAAGTTCTTCTTTAACTTTAATCGAGGGTACGATCACCAGGTGATTGCTGTTACAGAAAGATTTGCTGGCCCAGATGGCGAAATTTTTAGCGTAATCTCCTGGTATGGGTAGATAATGAACATATTCCGAAAACATTGTGTGATAGGTATGGACAAGAGGTTTGTTGTATTTTTTTGCCATAAAAATACCCAGAAGGCCCATAGAAAAAGGAGTGTGGCAATGAACTATATCTATATCCAGTTTGGAAAATTTGTTCAAAGATCGCGAATAGGGCAGGGATATACGATATTCCGGCTGGAATATGAATTTTGCTGATTTAAAGCGAAAAACGTTTTTCTCAGCAGAGGCCGATTTGCCTCCTATATACGGGGCGTAGATATAAACATTATGGCCCTTTTTTTCCAGTGCTTCTCGAAAGATTTCTATGGAAGTAACGACTCCGTTTATCTGAGGCAGGTATGTGTCAGTAAAAAATGCTATATTCATGATTAAAATTTTACCAGATCATGTTCAATATATTGGTTAATCAGATTATCCATATTATATTTTTTCTCATCACGAGGCAAGATACCTTCTATGAATAAAATTTGTTTTTTGAAATTTTCCAGTATCAAAGCCAGTTGTGCTTTTTCGGCTTTTTCTATTTGTTCCAGTGTTTTCAGGGTCAGGTCAAATATTCCCGGGTTAGGGTTATTGAATTGCCCTGTATGATATGTAATGGCAAGGCATTCATAAGCGCAGGAAAGTTTATTGATGTTGGTGGAAATCTGGATATAGGGGTTTATCGTATCCACAGATGTTATGAATGCCATACCTGTCTTTTTTGAAACTGTATAAATATTATGCATAAAAGACTGTAATTTGCCACCATAGCTGCGTTTGGATTTTTTTACCCCTTTAGCCAGCAGCGATTGTTTACCCAGCTCTTTGGAAAACACGATCACGATCAGGCTGCTGTCACTATAGGGTACGGTTTTCAGATTTATTGCATCAAGTTTAATAAGCACCTTTATATTATATCACTTTTATATAGAAACCATACGCTAAGGGTTCTGTCTTGATGTTTTCATCGGCAGTATTATCCTAAAAAGGAGACTTCAATGTCATTACGAGCGAAGCGCGGCAATCTGCTTTTCTAGATATGTGGATTGCCACGTCGCTAACGCTCCTCACAATGACCAATTACTATTTTCGAACAATTCGAGAAAGAATTAGGGGGGTGAGGTAAAAATTCAGAGATTATCAGAAGACCAAACCGATAAGTTCTCTATGTTGTCAAAAAAAATAGTTAGTATAGTCAGGCAATCAAATAACGGAAAAGATTCTTTAAAGTTTCAGAAAAAGATAAATTTTCTTCTTAAAGACACCCGCGATATTCAGAAATTGCTGGATATTGCTAATAAATATTATACACAGTTCGGACCATATAATGTAGTCGCTTTTCTCTACCAGTTGGCTTTGCTTGCCGGTCAGCAGAATGGAAATCGGAACGAAAATCCCGCTGTTAAAAATAAGGATTTAATAGATTATATGCTCAAGGAAATACACAATAATAAATGGTGGCTGACAAGTTATAGCATTTCTTTGTTATCCTGGTCCTGCGCCAGGCTTGAGATACAGGATATTAAATTTTTGCAAATGTTGCGCAATTTGATACGAAAAGATATCAAAATTTATAATGCGCGCGATTTATCAATGATTACCTGGTCATTTGGCAAGCTGGGGTTTAGAGATGAGCCATTTTTTCAGACAGTCGGCAATGAAATTATCAGGCAGATAAAGAGCTTCGATGACCATGGCTTGTCCAATATAGCCTGGGCATATGCCAATCTTGATATACATAATGATTTATTATTTAGGGCTATAAGTAAAGAATCAAAAAATACCATCAATACATTCAGGGCACAAAGTTTGGCTGCTATGGCCTGGGCTTTTGCCAAATTAGAAATACAAGATAACAAACTTTTTAACCAGATCGGCAGACAAGCGGTAAAAATAATAAATGAATTTTCAACTCATGGTTTGTCCAATATTGCCTGGGCTTTCGCGAAATCTCAATGTAATGATCCGGACCTGTTCCAGAAAATCAGCGATTACGCAAAAAAAAATATTCAGGGATTTATAACCCATAGTATCTCCGCGCTTTTAACAGGTTTTGCGCTAGCCGGTATAGTGGACAAAGAGTTGTTCCGTATAGCAGGTGATGA includes the following:
- the recO gene encoding DNA repair protein RecO codes for the protein MLIKLDAINLKTVPYSDSSLIVIVFSKELGKQSLLAKGVKKSKRSYGGKLQSFMHNIYTVSKKTGMAFITSVDTINPYIQISTNINKLSCAYECLAITYHTGQFNNPNPGIFDLTLKTLEQIEKAEKAQLALILENFKKQILFIEGILPRDEKKYNMDNLINQYIEHDLVKF
- a CDS encoding glycosyltransferase family 4 protein encodes the protein MNIAFFTDTYLPQINGVVTSIEIFREALEKKGHNVYIYAPYIGGKSASAEKNVFRFKSAKFIFQPEYRISLPYSRSLNKFSKLDIDIVHCHTPFSMGLLGIFMAKKYNKPLVHTYHTMFSEYVHYLPIPGDYAKNFAIWASKSFCNSNHLVIVPSIKVKEELINYNVTTPIEVIPTGIVLTDYHKIFTTEAEKTYNLSKDLIYITTISRLGKEKNIPFLLKTFAVINSSLPQTRFIIIGDGPEKKNLLKEAEKLGILDKIIFTGYIERNLIFPLLKMSRAFIFASKTETQGLVILEALSMKVPAVAIDAMGVSSILEDNLGGMLSTENEQEFADKVLKLISDEKLHEQKSNEAYKKALSLSANKMARKLIECYRILSPDGC